A genomic region of Mesobacillus jeotgali contains the following coding sequences:
- a CDS encoding universal stress protein, whose translation MALYYKNILVAVDGSKQAAWAFKKAIEIAKRNDASLVMTHIIDLRTFATVEAYDRTISERATQFATELMESYKQQALEAGIKDVDYDIDYGSPKVKIAKDVAKKYNADLIICGATGMNAVERFFIGSVSEHITRYASCDVLVVRTDKEN comes from the coding sequence ATGGCACTTTATTATAAGAACATTTTAGTTGCCGTTGATGGTTCTAAACAAGCAGCATGGGCTTTTAAAAAAGCCATTGAAATCGCAAAAAGAAACGACGCGAGTCTGGTCATGACCCACATAATCGATTTACGCACCTTTGCTACTGTTGAGGCGTATGACCGCACTATCTCAGAGCGTGCGACACAATTTGCAACAGAATTGATGGAAAGCTACAAACAGCAGGCTCTCGAAGCTGGCATCAAAGACGTAGATTATGACATCGATTATGGTTCACCAAAGGTCAAGATTGCGAAAGATGTTGCAAAGAAATATAACGCCGACCTGATCATTTGCGGAGCAACAGGAATGAATGCGGTGGAACGCTTCTTCATCGGAAGTGTCTCTGAGCACATTACCCGCTATGCATCCTGTGATGTCCTGGTTGTTCGGACTGACAAAGAAAATTAA
- the argH gene encoding argininosuccinate lyase yields MKKLWGGRFTGSAEEWVDEFGASIGFDQELADQDIDGSIAHATMLAKCGVITESEADVIIHGLKTLKQKASKGELEYSAKLEDIHLNIEHHLTELIGPTGGKLHTARSRNDQVATDMHLYLKEQVSEIIELITEFQKSLVLKAEQNIETLMPGYTHLQRAQPISFAHHLMAYFWMLDRDKQRFQDSMKRINLSPLGAGALAGTTFPIDRHMTAEILGFEAIYENSLDAVSDRDFILEFLSGSSILMTHLSRLCEEIILWSSQEFQFIELSDAFTTGSSIMPQKKNPDMAELIRGKTGRVYGSLMGLLTVLKGLPLAYNKDMQEDKEGMFDTVKTVKGSLKIFAGMISTMKVKEDKMAKSVKNDFSNATELADYLAAKGVPFREAHEIVGKLVLECIQKGCYLADLPLEAYQSMNPLFEENIYQALNPYNAVERRNSAGGTGFSQVKNQIEKAKTSL; encoded by the coding sequence GTGAAGAAGTTATGGGGAGGCAGATTCACAGGATCCGCAGAGGAATGGGTCGATGAGTTCGGTGCATCGATTGGCTTTGACCAGGAACTAGCGGACCAGGATATTGATGGCAGTATCGCCCATGCCACAATGCTCGCGAAGTGCGGAGTCATAACAGAGAGTGAAGCGGATGTAATCATCCACGGTTTGAAAACCTTGAAGCAAAAAGCGAGCAAAGGTGAACTGGAATACTCAGCTAAACTTGAGGACATCCACCTGAACATTGAACATCACCTGACTGAATTGATCGGTCCAACCGGCGGCAAGCTCCATACGGCAAGGAGCAGGAATGACCAGGTGGCGACGGATATGCATTTGTACCTTAAAGAACAGGTATCCGAAATCATCGAGCTGATCACTGAGTTCCAAAAATCTTTGGTCCTTAAGGCGGAACAGAATATTGAAACGCTGATGCCTGGCTATACTCATTTGCAAAGGGCACAGCCCATCTCCTTTGCCCATCATCTGATGGCTTACTTTTGGATGCTTGACCGGGACAAACAGCGTTTTCAAGATAGCATGAAAAGAATCAATCTTTCTCCGCTTGGTGCAGGTGCGCTTGCGGGAACTACTTTTCCGATTGACCGACATATGACAGCGGAAATTCTGGGGTTTGAAGCCATTTATGAAAACAGCCTTGACGCTGTAAGTGACCGCGACTTTATACTTGAGTTCCTCTCAGGCAGCTCAATTTTAATGACGCATCTGTCACGTTTATGTGAGGAAATCATACTGTGGTCGAGCCAGGAGTTCCAATTCATCGAGTTATCAGATGCCTTTACGACGGGCAGCAGCATCATGCCTCAGAAGAAGAATCCGGATATGGCTGAACTGATTCGCGGTAAAACAGGCCGTGTCTATGGCAGCCTGATGGGACTCTTGACCGTATTGAAAGGATTGCCTTTAGCCTATAACAAAGATATGCAAGAAGATAAAGAGGGCATGTTCGATACTGTCAAAACAGTGAAGGGCTCCCTGAAAATTTTCGCTGGCATGATCAGTACGATGAAGGTGAAAGAGGACAAAATGGCCAAGTCGGTCAAGAATGATTTTTCAAATGCCACGGAGCTGGCGGACTATCTGGCAGCCAAAGGAGTACCTTTCCGTGAGGCGCATGAAATCGTCGGCAAGCTTGTCCTTGAGTGTATCCAAAAAGGATGCTATCTTGCAGACCTGCCACTGGAAGCATACCAATCCATGAATCCATTGTTTGAGGAAAATATCTATCAAGCATTGAACCCTTATAATGCGGTGGAAAGACGAAACAGCGCTGGAGGGACAGGTTTTTCACAGGTGAAAAACCAAATCGAAAAAGCAAAAACATCACTATGA
- the queF gene encoding preQ(1) synthase: MAGRKDEEMKDLTLLGNQGTKYLFEYSPDILETFENKHPYRDYFVKFNTPEFTSLCPITGQPDFASIYISYIPDKLMVESKALKLYLFSFRNHGDFHEDCMNIIMNDLIKLMDPRYIEVWGKFTPRGGISIDPYTNYGKPGTKYEEMADYRMMNHDMYPEKVDNR, translated from the coding sequence ATGGCTGGAAGAAAAGATGAGGAAATGAAAGATTTGACATTGCTTGGCAATCAGGGAACGAAATACTTATTTGAATACAGTCCTGACATCCTAGAAACTTTTGAAAATAAGCATCCGTACAGGGACTACTTTGTAAAATTCAACACACCGGAATTCACAAGTCTTTGTCCAATAACAGGACAGCCTGATTTTGCTTCTATTTATATCAGCTACATTCCGGACAAGCTGATGGTGGAAAGCAAAGCGCTGAAACTGTATCTTTTCAGCTTCAGGAACCATGGTGATTTCCATGAAGATTGCATGAATATCATCATGAACGACCTGATTAAGCTGATGGACCCTCGATATATTGAGGTTTGGGGCAAATTCACCCCAAGAGGCGGAATCTCAATTGATCCATACACCAACTACGGCAAGCCTGGAACTAAGTACGAAGAAATGGCTGATTACCGGATGATGAACCATGATATGTACCCGGAAAAAGTAGATAATCGCTAA
- the deoC gene encoding deoxyribose-phosphate aldolase, which yields MSKDLAGMIDHTLLKANATEAEIVKLAEEAKEYKFASVCVNPTWVKKAAEILKDAEGVEVCTVIGFPLGATTSETKAFETKNAIENGATEVDMVINIGALKDKQYDLVEKDIKAVVDAAKGKALTKVIIETCLLTDEEKEMACKLSVNAGADFVKTSTGFSTGGATVEDIALMRKTVGPDVGVKASGGVRSLEDAQNMIEAGATRIGASSGVAIVNGLTSESSY from the coding sequence ATGTCTAAAGACTTAGCAGGAATGATTGATCACACATTACTTAAAGCAAATGCAACCGAAGCGGAGATTGTAAAGCTGGCTGAGGAAGCAAAAGAATATAAATTTGCTTCTGTTTGCGTTAACCCAACATGGGTTAAGAAAGCTGCTGAAATTCTTAAGGATGCTGAAGGAGTGGAAGTGTGTACAGTAATCGGCTTCCCACTAGGAGCTACAACTTCAGAAACAAAAGCATTCGAAACAAAGAATGCAATTGAAAATGGCGCGACAGAAGTCGATATGGTTATCAACATCGGCGCTTTGAAAGACAAGCAATACGATTTAGTTGAAAAAGATATCAAAGCGGTAGTTGACGCTGCAAAAGGCAAAGCATTGACTAAGGTTATCATTGAAACTTGCCTTCTTACTGATGAGGAAAAAGAAATGGCATGCAAGCTTTCTGTTAATGCAGGAGCAGATTTCGTCAAGACTTCAACTGGTTTCTCAACAGGCGGAGCAACTGTGGAAGATATCGCCCTAATGAGAAAAACTGTTGGACCTGATGTTGGCGTTAAAGCTTCCGGCGGAGTAAGAAGCCTTGAGGATGCACAAAACATGATCGAAGCAGGAGCAACAAGAATTGGAGCAAGCTCTGGCGTGGCAATAGTCAACGGCCTGACTTCTGAGTCTTCTTACTAA
- a CDS encoding manganese-dependent inorganic pyrophosphatase, with amino-acid sequence MEKVLVFGHKNPDTDTICSAIAYANLKQKLGVDAEAVRLGQVNGETQYALDHFKAEAPRLVGRVSEEVGQVILVDHNERQQSADDITDVQIVEVIDHHRVANFETSDPLYFRVEPVGCTATILNKMYKENNVEIDKNIAGLMLSAIISDSLLFKSPTCTDQDVAAARELAEIAGVDAEEYGLEMLKAGADLSSKTIEELISLDAKEFQMGDSKVEIAQVNTVDVNDVLLRKIELEEALINKVTEKNLGLFLLVITDILTNDSAALAIGEKAAAVEEAFNVTLENNTATLKGVVSRKKQVVPVLTNVLAK; translated from the coding sequence ATGGAAAAAGTACTTGTTTTTGGACATAAAAATCCTGATACGGATACAATCTGCTCTGCCATTGCCTATGCTAACTTAAAGCAAAAGCTTGGCGTTGATGCGGAAGCGGTACGTTTGGGCCAGGTCAATGGAGAAACTCAATATGCGCTTGATCACTTTAAAGCTGAAGCACCGCGCCTTGTGGGGAGAGTTTCAGAAGAAGTGGGCCAGGTCATCCTGGTTGACCACAACGAACGCCAACAGAGCGCTGATGACATCACAGATGTTCAAATCGTCGAGGTTATCGACCATCACCGCGTGGCTAATTTTGAGACAAGCGATCCTTTATACTTCCGCGTTGAGCCAGTAGGCTGCACAGCGACAATCTTGAATAAGATGTATAAGGAAAACAATGTTGAAATTGATAAAAACATCGCAGGCCTGATGCTTTCTGCAATCATCTCAGATTCATTATTGTTCAAGTCTCCTACTTGCACTGACCAGGATGTGGCAGCAGCGCGTGAATTGGCTGAAATCGCTGGTGTAGATGCTGAGGAATACGGTCTTGAAATGCTAAAAGCTGGTGCGGACCTTAGCAGCAAAACAATCGAAGAGCTTATTTCCCTTGACGCCAAGGAATTCCAGATGGGAGATTCCAAGGTTGAAATCGCACAGGTAAACACTGTTGACGTCAATGATGTCCTTTTGCGCAAGATAGAGCTTGAAGAAGCATTGATCAATAAAGTGACCGAAAAGAATCTTGGTCTATTCTTATTGGTGATTACTGATATCTTGACGAATGACTCCGCAGCGCTTGCGATTGGTGAAAAGGCTGCTGCTGTTGAAGAAGCATTCAATGTTACACTTGAAAACAACACTGCTACCTTAAAAGGTGTAGTATCACGGAAAAAGCAGGTCGTTCCTGTACTGACAAATGTACTTGCGAAATAA
- the ald gene encoding alanine dehydrogenase: MRIGVPKEIKNNENRVAMTPAGVVNLVNFGHEVYIETGAGIGSSFTDEDYKAAGALIVESAQEAWAQDMVMKVKEPLAEEYGYFREGLILFTYLHLAPEPELTKALIENKVVGIAYETVQLANGSLPLLTPMSEVAGRMSTQIGAQFLEKVHGGKGILLGGVPGVQRGKVTIIGGGVAGTNAAKMAVGLGAQVTMIDLNPDRLRQLDDIFGSDITTLMSNPLNIAEAVKASDLVIGAVLIPGAKAPKLVTEEMIQSMNPGSVVVDIAIDQGGLFETTDRITTHDNPTYEKHGVVHYAVANMPGAVPRTSTIALTNVTVPYAVQIANKGYKQACLDNAALLKGINTLNGYVTYQAVAEAHNLVYSETKTLLEQI, translated from the coding sequence ATGCGTATCGGTGTACCTAAAGAGATAAAAAACAATGAGAATCGTGTGGCTATGACGCCTGCGGGAGTAGTAAACCTTGTAAACTTCGGTCATGAAGTTTATATCGAAACAGGAGCTGGAATCGGCTCAAGTTTTACAGATGAAGACTACAAAGCGGCTGGCGCTCTAATCGTTGAAAGTGCCCAGGAAGCATGGGCACAGGATATGGTCATGAAGGTTAAAGAACCTCTGGCAGAAGAATATGGTTATTTCCGTGAAGGCTTAATTCTATTTACATATTTGCACCTTGCTCCAGAACCAGAGCTGACAAAGGCTTTGATCGAGAACAAGGTTGTCGGCATCGCTTATGAAACTGTACAACTGGCTAACGGCTCTCTTCCATTGCTTACACCTATGAGTGAGGTTGCTGGCCGTATGTCTACACAAATCGGTGCACAATTCCTTGAAAAGGTCCACGGAGGAAAAGGAATACTGCTTGGTGGCGTTCCAGGTGTCCAAAGAGGAAAAGTAACAATCATCGGTGGCGGTGTTGCAGGGACAAATGCAGCGAAAATGGCTGTCGGCCTTGGTGCACAGGTTACAATGATCGATTTGAATCCAGACCGTCTTCGCCAGCTTGATGATATTTTTGGATCTGACATTACCACGTTAATGTCTAATCCTTTGAACATTGCTGAAGCAGTCAAAGCATCTGACCTTGTAATCGGTGCGGTTCTGATTCCGGGTGCGAAGGCTCCTAAGCTTGTAACAGAAGAAATGATCCAGTCGATGAACCCAGGTTCAGTTGTTGTCGATATCGCAATCGACCAGGGTGGACTTTTCGAAACAACTGACAGAATCACGACACATGACAATCCTACTTACGAAAAGCATGGCGTTGTACACTACGCAGTTGCAAACATGCCAGGTGCAGTTCCTAGAACATCAACAATTGCGCTGACGAATGTGACAGTGCCTTACGCTGTCCAAATTGCGAACAAAGGCTACAAGCAGGCTTGCCTCGACAATGCAGCATTATTAAAAGGAATCAACACGCTTAATGGCTACGTGACCTACCAGGCAGTAGCTGAAGCACACAACCTCGTTTACTCTGAAACAAAAACATTATTAGAGCAAATTTAA
- a CDS encoding AmiS/UreI family transporter, with protein MGDAGLLLSGAALFLNSLMLLGKANAKSVAVFNLFIGALQVIVPFYLIAVSDQNNWTVYSLASIFLFGFTYLYVGLTLWKDLDGTGLGWYSLWVAVLAVIYAAVAYVHFEDIVNALTWLMWAYLWFLFFLSMGMNKKIDVYIGKVAMVQSWLTLTFPALLSMTGLWKTDQVANAWIYFSIAAFVYFAYITLKLKKASARTEKFA; from the coding sequence ATGGGAGACGCAGGTTTATTATTATCAGGCGCAGCACTCTTCCTGAACAGCTTAATGCTTCTGGGAAAGGCAAATGCGAAAAGCGTGGCCGTATTCAATTTATTCATCGGGGCACTGCAAGTGATTGTGCCGTTTTACTTGATTGCTGTTTCTGACCAGAACAACTGGACGGTCTACAGCCTGGCAAGCATTTTTCTATTTGGTTTCACCTATTTATATGTCGGTTTGACATTATGGAAAGACCTTGATGGCACCGGACTTGGATGGTATTCCCTCTGGGTTGCAGTACTTGCAGTCATTTATGCAGCAGTAGCATATGTACATTTTGAAGATATCGTGAACGCTTTGACATGGCTTATGTGGGCCTATCTATGGTTCCTGTTCTTCCTTTCGATGGGTATGAACAAGAAAATCGACGTCTATATAGGCAAGGTGGCAATGGTCCAATCATGGCTGACATTGACCTTCCCGGCATTATTATCCATGACAGGCTTATGGAAAACAGACCAGGTTGCCAACGCCTGGATCTACTTCTCAATTGCTGCTTTCGTCTATTTTGCTTATATTACATTAAAGCTGAAAAAAGCTTCTGCTCGAACTGAGAAATTCGCTTAA
- a CDS encoding cytidine deaminase has protein sequence MDKKTLVEKAIEARSTAYVPYSKFQVGAAIITSNDNVYLGCNIENASYGLTNCAERTAIFKAVSEGDTEIKAIAVVADTEGPVSPCGACRQVIAEFATDDTKIYLANLNGDVKETTISEILPGYFTSKDMDKADMSKKMV, from the coding sequence ATGGATAAAAAGACGCTTGTTGAAAAAGCTATTGAAGCAAGAAGCACAGCATACGTTCCATATTCTAAGTTTCAGGTTGGCGCTGCAATTATCACTAGCAATGACAATGTTTATCTTGGCTGCAATATCGAAAACGCCTCCTATGGTCTGACTAACTGTGCTGAAAGAACGGCTATTTTCAAGGCTGTATCTGAAGGTGATACTGAGATTAAGGCTATTGCAGTAGTCGCAGACACTGAAGGCCCCGTTTCTCCTTGCGGTGCCTGCCGCCAGGTAATTGCAGAATTCGCGACTGACGATACAAAAATTTACCTTGCCAATCTGAATGGCGATGTAAAGGAAACGACAATCAGCGAAATCCTTCCTGGATATTTCACATCCAAGGATATGGATAAGGCTGATATGTCAAAGAAAATGGTATAG